One Synergistaceae bacterium DNA window includes the following coding sequences:
- a CDS encoding formate--tetrahydrofolate ligase: protein MLSDIEIAQAAKPELITNIAAKLGISDDDLECYGKYKAKISPAVLKRLADKPDGKLILVTAITPTPAGEGKTTTTVGLTDGLNKIGKRACAALREPSLGPSFGLKGGAAGGGYAQVIPMEDINLHFTGDLHAITTAHNLCAAMLDNHIQQGNELNIDPRKIVFRRAMDLNERALRNIIIGLGGTANGVPRESGFDITVASEVMAVLCLASDLMDLKSRLGRIVLAYTYDNEPVTVNDIQAAGSMAALLKDAIKPNLAQTLEGNPAFIHGGPFANIAHGCNSVQATRLGLKCADYLVTEAGFGADLGAEKFLDIKCRTAGLKPDAVVVVATIRALKMHGGLSKNELTHENLNALEKGIPNLLKHIENIQKYGLPVVVAINKFASDTESEINLLSKKCEELGASFALADVWAKGGEGGKLLAQKVVEACGKESNFRFIYESDMTPKEKMNAIAREIYGADGVDFTPQAEKDLQRIHDLGKDNLLVCMAKTQYSLSDDPAKLGRPEHFRITVREVRLSAGAGFLVAITGTIMTMPGLPKKPAALNIDVDENGKITGLF from the coding sequence ATGTTAAGCGATATCGAAATTGCCCAGGCCGCCAAGCCTGAATTAATAACAAATATAGCAGCAAAATTAGGAATCTCTGATGATGACTTAGAATGTTACGGCAAATACAAAGCAAAAATTTCTCCCGCCGTGTTAAAGCGTCTTGCAGATAAGCCCGACGGAAAATTAATTCTCGTTACTGCCATTACTCCGACTCCTGCAGGTGAGGGAAAGACTACTACAACAGTAGGACTCACTGATGGATTAAACAAAATCGGCAAGAGGGCTTGTGCTGCTCTTCGTGAGCCTTCGTTGGGGCCGAGTTTCGGACTCAAGGGGGGTGCAGCCGGCGGAGGTTATGCTCAAGTTATACCGATGGAAGATATAAATTTGCATTTCACCGGCGATTTACACGCGATTACTACTGCACATAATTTGTGCGCTGCAATGCTTGATAATCACATTCAACAGGGCAACGAATTAAATATTGATCCGCGAAAAATAGTTTTCCGGCGTGCAATGGACTTAAACGAGCGAGCTTTACGAAATATAATTATCGGTCTAGGAGGCACAGCAAACGGAGTCCCGCGCGAGTCAGGTTTTGACATTACAGTAGCGTCTGAAGTTATGGCGGTCTTGTGTCTTGCGTCTGATTTAATGGATCTCAAATCACGACTTGGCCGGATTGTTTTAGCTTACACTTACGATAATGAGCCCGTTACAGTCAATGACATTCAAGCGGCTGGCTCTATGGCTGCATTACTCAAAGACGCAATCAAGCCCAATTTAGCGCAGACTCTTGAAGGTAACCCGGCATTTATTCACGGAGGCCCATTTGCAAATATAGCTCACGGTTGTAACTCAGTGCAGGCAACGAGACTCGGACTCAAATGTGCAGATTATCTCGTTACAGAAGCAGGATTCGGCGCGGACTTAGGAGCAGAAAAATTTTTAGACATCAAGTGCAGGACAGCAGGATTAAAGCCTGATGCAGTAGTTGTTGTTGCCACGATTCGCGCGCTCAAAATGCATGGAGGACTAAGCAAAAACGAGCTGACTCACGAAAATTTAAACGCTCTCGAAAAAGGTATCCCGAATCTTTTAAAGCATATCGAGAATATACAGAAATACGGCCTTCCCGTTGTTGTAGCGATTAATAAATTTGCAAGTGATACAGAATCAGAAATTAATTTACTCTCGAAAAAGTGTGAGGAGTTAGGCGCGTCATTTGCTCTTGCTGACGTATGGGCGAAAGGCGGCGAGGGCGGCAAATTATTAGCTCAAAAAGTTGTAGAGGCCTGCGGGAAAGAGTCTAATTTCAGATTCATTTATGAGTCCGACATGACCCCGAAAGAAAAAATGAATGCAATCGCACGTGAAATTTACGGAGCTGACGGAGTCGACTTCACACCACAGGCAGAGAAAGATTTACAAAGGATTCACGATCTCGGCAAAGATAATTTACTCGTGTGCATGGCCAAGACTCAATATTCTTTGTCAGATGATCCAGCTAAACTCGGCCGTCCTGAACATTTTAGAATCACTGTGCGCGAAGTGAGACTCTCTGCGGGTGCGGGCTTCTTAGTTGCGATAACAGGAACAATTATGACAATGCCGGGACTCCCGAAGAAACCTGCTGCGTTAAATATCGACGTTGACGAGAACGGCAAAATTACGGGGTTGTTCTAA
- a CDS encoding cyclodeaminase/cyclohydrolase family protein, whose amino-acid sequence MEITKFLADLASDLPAPGGGATSALSGAMGAALVSMVANLTINREKYAQFQELAKDSAKRANELMQNLTECINKDMTSFDGVISALKLPKSTDSEKLARSQALQEAYKIAVSAPFEIVNNCLEVMKLARNLIGKSNITAECDLTAALSQCNAAINIALENVRINLAFIKDEQYNAKISEWAANSERESKELLSWQK is encoded by the coding sequence ATGGAGATAACGAAATTTTTAGCAGATCTTGCGTCTGATTTACCGGCACCGGGAGGCGGGGCAACTTCTGCACTTTCCGGAGCAATGGGCGCGGCTCTCGTCTCAATGGTCGCGAATCTTACAATCAATCGCGAAAAGTACGCACAATTTCAGGAGTTAGCAAAAGATTCGGCCAAGCGTGCAAATGAGTTAATGCAAAATTTGACTGAATGCATAAATAAGGACATGACTTCATTTGACGGCGTAATAAGTGCTCTCAAGCTCCCGAAATCTACAGACAGTGAGAAATTAGCGCGTTCACAAGCATTGCAGGAGGCTTATAAAATCGCGGTCTCTGCACCGTTTGAAATAGTTAATAATTGTCTCGAAGTAATGAAGCTCGCAAGAAATTTAATCGGGAAGTCAAATATTACTGCTGAATGTGATTTAACGGCGGCTTTATCACAGTGCAACGCAGCAATAAATATAGCGCTCGAAAACGTGAGAATAAATTTAGCTTTCATCAAGGACGAGCAATACAACGCAAAAATTTCTGAATGGGCAGCTAATTCAGAACGTGAGAGCAAGGAGCTTTTGTCATGGCAGAAATAA